From Candidatus Binataceae bacterium, the proteins below share one genomic window:
- a CDS encoding alpha-hydroxy acid oxidase, which translates to MKIDRAVNIEDLHRMAKRRLPKIAFDFIEGGVEDERCLARNEAGFARYRLLPHYLVDVSRRDQSATLFDRAYASPFGIAPTGMAALFRPGADLMLAEAAANANIPFIMSGASTASIEAAARVAPTHAWYQLYAAHERRITEDLIRRARDAGLSTLVLTVDVPISSKRERNIRNGFGQAVRLKLSTLGTIAEALTHPAWIVGYLRHGMPRFENWAAYARPGINAEQLAAFVASQMSGPLTWADLEAFRKLWPRHLVVKGILHPDDARRAAECGVDGIIVSNHGGRQLDQAPAPIEALPALHAAVGNKVALMLDSGVRRGADIVISLCLGARFVFVGRATLYGAAVAGPRGVRKAIDILRDEIDRILAQIGCPTLGALGPDFLLRDGGV; encoded by the coding sequence ATGAAGATCGACCGCGCGGTCAACATCGAAGACCTGCATCGGATGGCGAAGCGGCGGCTGCCGAAGATCGCTTTCGACTTTATCGAGGGCGGCGTCGAGGACGAACGCTGCCTCGCGCGCAACGAGGCCGGCTTCGCGCGCTACCGGCTGCTGCCGCACTACCTGGTGGACGTCTCCCGGCGCGACCAGTCGGCGACGCTCTTCGACCGCGCCTACGCCAGCCCCTTCGGGATCGCGCCGACCGGGATGGCGGCGCTGTTTCGGCCGGGAGCCGACCTGATGCTGGCCGAGGCGGCGGCCAACGCCAACATCCCCTTCATCATGTCGGGCGCGAGCACGGCGTCGATCGAGGCCGCCGCGCGCGTCGCGCCGACCCACGCCTGGTACCAGCTTTACGCCGCGCACGAGCGTCGGATCACCGAAGACCTCATCCGCCGCGCGCGCGACGCCGGCCTGAGCACGCTCGTGCTCACCGTGGACGTGCCGATCTCCTCCAAGCGAGAGCGCAACATCCGCAACGGCTTCGGCCAAGCGGTGCGGCTCAAACTCTCGACCCTGGGGACGATCGCCGAAGCGCTGACCCATCCGGCCTGGATCGTCGGCTACCTGCGCCACGGGATGCCGCGGTTCGAGAACTGGGCGGCCTACGCGCGGCCCGGCATTAACGCCGAGCAGCTCGCCGCTTTTGTCGCCTCGCAGATGTCCGGGCCGCTGACCTGGGCCGACCTGGAAGCCTTCCGCAAGCTCTGGCCGCGCCATCTGGTGGTCAAAGGCATCCTGCATCCCGACGACGCGCGGCGCGCCGCCGAATGCGGCGTTGACGGGATCATCGTTTCCAACCACGGCGGCCGCCAACTCGACCAGGCGCCGGCGCCGATCGAGGCATTGCCCGCGCTGCACGCGGCGGTCGGCAACAAGGTCGCGCTGATGCTCGATAGCGGCGTGCGGCGCGGCGCCGATATCGTGATCTCGCTCTGCCTGGGCGCGCGCTTCGTCTTTGTCGGGCGGGCGACGCTCTACGGCGCGGCGGTGGCGGGGCCGCGCGGCGTGCGCAAAGCGATCGACATCCTGCGCGACGAAATCGACCGCATTCTGGCGCAGATCGGATGTCCGACGCTGGGCGCGCTCGGCCCGGACTTTCTGCTGCGCGACGGCGGCGTCTGA
- a CDS encoding amidohydrolase family protein, with translation MAADSSRSRGSASAALRARLSHPVIDSDGHWVEFGPQLFDYLREVGGTRAVEGFRARPFEAWHLTVPLKERRERRLDQPVWWGVPTRNTLDRATAMLPRLLYERLDEMGIDFAVLYPTAGLRTPFIADDELRRITSRAFNRFSAEQFRQFSDRLTPAAVIPMHTPDEAIEELEYAVRELGLKVAMMASLIRRPIRAAGPNPYAQWLDTLALDSEHDYDPVWAKCQELGIAPSFHTVSKGIGTRTSPSNAVYNHIGHFGAAAEAICKALFLGGVTRRFPRLRFAFLEGGVGWACGLYSDLIGHWKKRNPRALEDIDPANLNRELLAELFARYGGAELAAGLGRWKLDSEAYSPRTADPDALLDDFAPCAIERAEQIRDLFVPNFYFGCEADDPINAWAFNARANPYSARLGAVFGSDIGHFDVPEMT, from the coding sequence ATGGCGGCTGACAGTTCACGCTCGCGCGGCTCGGCGTCGGCGGCGCTGCGCGCGCGCCTGAGTCACCCGGTAATCGACTCCGACGGCCACTGGGTCGAGTTCGGCCCGCAGCTTTTCGATTACCTCAGGGAAGTCGGCGGGACGCGCGCGGTCGAGGGCTTCCGCGCGCGCCCGTTCGAAGCGTGGCATCTCACCGTCCCGCTCAAGGAGCGGCGCGAGCGCCGGCTCGACCAGCCGGTATGGTGGGGTGTGCCGACGCGCAACACGCTGGACCGGGCGACCGCGATGCTGCCGCGGCTGCTGTACGAACGGCTCGACGAGATGGGGATCGACTTCGCGGTCCTCTATCCGACGGCCGGCTTGCGCACGCCGTTCATCGCCGACGACGAGCTGCGCCGGATAACCAGCCGCGCCTTCAACCGCTTCTCGGCCGAGCAGTTCCGCCAGTTCAGCGACCGGCTCACGCCGGCGGCGGTAATCCCGATGCATACGCCGGACGAGGCGATCGAGGAGCTGGAGTACGCGGTCAGGGAGTTGGGGCTGAAAGTCGCGATGATGGCGAGCCTGATTCGCCGCCCGATTCGCGCCGCCGGACCCAATCCGTACGCGCAATGGCTCGACACCCTGGCCCTCGACAGCGAGCACGACTACGACCCGGTGTGGGCCAAATGCCAGGAGCTGGGCATCGCACCAAGTTTCCACACCGTCTCCAAGGGCATCGGCACGCGCACCTCGCCCTCCAACGCGGTGTACAACCATATCGGGCATTTCGGCGCCGCCGCCGAAGCGATCTGTAAGGCGCTGTTCCTCGGCGGGGTGACGCGGCGTTTCCCGCGCCTGCGCTTTGCTTTCCTCGAGGGCGGCGTCGGATGGGCGTGCGGCCTGTACAGCGATCTGATCGGCCATTGGAAGAAGCGCAATCCCAGGGCGCTGGAGGATATCGACCCGGCCAATCTCAACCGCGAGCTGCTCGCCGAGTTGTTCGCCCGCTATGGCGGCGCGGAGCTGGCGGCCGGGCTTGGGCGATGGAAGCTCGACAGCGAAGCCTATTCGCCGCGCACCGCCGACCCCGACGCCCTGCTTGACGACTTCGCGCCATGCGCGATCGAGCGCGCGGAGCAGATCCGCGACCTGTTCGTGCCGAATTTCTACTTCGGGTGCGAGGCGGACGATCCGATCAATGCCTGGGCTTTCAACGCCCGCGCCAATCCCTACAGCGCGCGGCTGGGCGCGGTCTTCGGCTCCGACATCGGGCACTTCGACGTGCCCGAGATGACCTAA
- a CDS encoding response regulator: protein MAIRALIIDDSPFARKIIRHHLVKFGCKIVGEAETAAQGLKLFRELKPDLVTLDVMMPELEGIESLTAFRLMRKEAPDKQIVVVSVLPFEKTQETFLREGALAYVVKPFNQFSFEPVRQKLMRIFPEAAS, encoded by the coding sequence GTGGCAATCAGGGCGCTCATAATCGACGATTCGCCATTTGCCCGGAAGATCATCCGGCATCACCTGGTCAAGTTCGGCTGCAAGATCGTCGGTGAGGCCGAGACCGCGGCCCAGGGGCTCAAGCTTTTCCGTGAGCTCAAACCCGACCTGGTTACGCTCGACGTGATGATGCCCGAGTTGGAGGGTATCGAGAGCCTGACCGCCTTCCGCCTGATGCGCAAGGAAGCGCCGGACAAGCAAATCGTCGTGGTCAGCGTGCTGCCGTTCGAGAAAACGCAGGAGACCTTTTTGCGCGAAGGCGCGCTCGCCTATGTGGTCAAGCCGTTCAACCAGTTCTCTTTCGAGCCGGTGCGCCAGAAGCTGATGCGGATCTTCCCCGAGGCCGCAAGCTGA